In Zhaonella formicivorans, one DNA window encodes the following:
- a CDS encoding phosphate propanoyltransferase codes for MSDKNLMQVPVGISNRHVHLSQDDLEKLFGKDYRLNPIKDLTQPGQYAAKELVTLVGTKGIIEGVRVLGPVRSQTQVEVSRTDCFKLGINAPVRESGVLSGSPGCVLVGPVGMVALEQGVIIAARHIHMPVELAKTWKLNDKDLVDVLVKGDRELCFRNVIVRVSSNFELEFHVDTDEANAALLKNGDMVTVLGKSASCSD; via the coding sequence ATGAGTGACAAAAATCTTATGCAAGTGCCAGTTGGAATTTCCAACCGACACGTTCATCTTTCACAGGATGACCTGGAAAAGCTGTTTGGAAAGGATTACCGCTTAAATCCTATTAAAGATTTAACCCAACCCGGACAGTATGCGGCAAAAGAGCTGGTAACCCTTGTGGGTACTAAAGGAATCATTGAAGGTGTGCGGGTATTAGGTCCGGTTCGTTCGCAAACTCAAGTTGAGGTATCGCGTACCGACTGTTTTAAATTGGGAATTAATGCTCCCGTTAGGGAATCTGGAGTTCTTAGCGGTTCTCCGGGGTGTGTACTGGTTGGCCCGGTCGGAATGGTAGCTTTAGAACAAGGTGTAATTATAGCCGCGCGTCATATTCATATGCCCGTTGAACTGGCGAAAACATGGAAACTAAACGATAAGGATTTGGTTGATGTTTTGGTAAAAGGTGATAGGGAATTATGTTTTCGGAATGTGATTGTCAGGGTCAGTTCCAATTTTGAACTGGAATTTCATGTGGATACAGATGAGGCTAACGCTGCCCTGTTAAAAAACGGGGATATGGTAACTGTTCTTGGCAAAAGCGCCAGCTGCTCTGACTAA
- a CDS encoding DUF3786 domain-containing protein: protein MREPYNLGVTLRKVAQALADKQPEKIAQITKTVWIEQEASFSMPFLGSEVVINSSTWDVMTANGQQCDPMTRILTLHYLNTAFHVPLTGRLVSFKELPGAYIYYEPFSKRAIKPLVQSFGNVPGSLTSAAKMFKGIPAAFKDESVVLYSFPMVPITLVIHWGDEEFLPAGNILFDASVSNYLTVEDCAVLAGLVVRNLVKRRA, encoded by the coding sequence ATGCGCGAACCATACAACTTGGGAGTAACCTTGCGCAAAGTTGCTCAAGCTCTTGCTGACAAACAACCGGAGAAAATTGCCCAAATAACTAAAACAGTCTGGATTGAGCAGGAAGCTAGTTTTAGCATGCCTTTTTTAGGCTCAGAGGTTGTTATTAATTCCTCAACTTGGGATGTAATGACAGCCAATGGGCAACAATGCGACCCCATGACCCGGATTTTAACTTTACATTATTTAAACACAGCTTTCCATGTTCCTTTGACTGGACGGTTAGTGTCTTTCAAAGAATTGCCAGGAGCTTATATCTATTATGAACCTTTTAGCAAAAGGGCTATTAAGCCACTGGTCCAGAGCTTTGGGAATGTTCCAGGCAGTTTAACTTCTGCTGCTAAAATGTTTAAGGGCATACCTGCAGCGTTTAAAGATGAAAGTGTCGTTTTGTATTCATTTCCTATGGTTCCAATTACTTTAGTAATTCATTGGGGAGATGAAGAATTTCTACCAGCAGGCAATATCTTATTTGATGCTTCGGTAAGTAACTATTTAACTGTTGAGGATTGTGCCGTACTTGCCGGTTTGGTAGTGCGCAACTTAGTTAAAAGAAGGGCTTAA
- a CDS encoding nuclease-related domain-containing protein, translating to MAEEQNPVRKAPPEEELDQKIQAYQQELDRLKQKRNFPYVYIVVAFPVTIIFLLLTIISEGLIDFTTGISGSLFFSLLITCSYLVLFQPNKEEVEKELQKKIKNLYREKAKLEAGIKGERDVAYALSWLPKEFITFNNILLPSQDYETQQFDHLVIGPTGIFHIETKSINGVVLINENQEWCLIRPIQNRMIKEGMENPMGQLQRHEAVLKEFMKLNFPEFAVSIQGIIALSNPQTLIEGECRDFPVLKKERLVDYIKNYPAEKTIPKSLVKKIALSIACVSCE from the coding sequence ATGGCTGAAGAACAAAACCCTGTACGGAAAGCACCCCCCGAAGAGGAACTTGATCAAAAGATTCAGGCATATCAGCAGGAATTGGACAGATTAAAACAGAAGCGAAATTTTCCTTACGTGTATATTGTAGTTGCTTTCCCGGTTACAATTATCTTCCTACTTTTAACCATTATCTCCGAAGGCTTAATTGATTTTACAACCGGGATTTCCGGCTCTTTATTTTTTTCTCTTTTGATTACATGTTCTTATTTGGTGCTATTTCAGCCCAACAAAGAAGAAGTAGAAAAAGAGCTGCAAAAAAAGATTAAGAACCTTTACCGGGAAAAAGCAAAGCTTGAGGCAGGTATCAAAGGCGAAAGAGATGTTGCCTATGCATTAAGCTGGTTGCCCAAGGAATTCATTACTTTTAATAATATTTTACTTCCAAGTCAAGATTACGAAACGCAGCAATTTGATCATCTGGTAATAGGCCCTACTGGAATCTTTCACATAGAAACGAAAAGCATTAACGGAGTTGTATTGATTAATGAAAACCAAGAATGGTGTTTGATTCGCCCAATCCAAAACAGAATGATCAAGGAAGGCATGGAAAACCCCATGGGCCAGCTGCAAAGACATGAAGCTGTGCTTAAGGAATTTATGAAACTTAATTTTCCGGAATTTGCAGTCAGCATTCAAGGCATTATTGCTCTCTCCAATCCGCAAACACTTATTGAAGGTGAATGCCGGGATTTTCCTGTTTTAAAGAAAGAACGGCTTGTGGATTATATAAAAAATTATCCGGCAGAAAAGACAATACCTAAGAGCTTGGTAAAAAAAATAGCTTTGTCTATTGCCTGCGTTAGCTGCGAATGA
- a CDS encoding fumarate hydratase produces MKLITYQTIVAEVKKLCIEANYFLGDDVKTALKTAWHNEISPLGKEILSALYRNSLIASEEQVPICQDTGTAVVFLEIGQDVRIEGGYIYDAVNEGVRQGYTEGYLRKSMVNHPLCRRNTGDNTPAIIHAEIVPGNQLAITVAPKGGGSENMSALAMLTPSAGWTGVKQFVIETVRKAGANPCPPLIVGVGIGGNFEKAALLAKKSLLREVGSPNRDAELAELEKELIKEINNLGIGPQGFGGSVTALAVHIELYPCHIASLPVAVNLNCHVARHKSVIL; encoded by the coding sequence ATGAAGCTCATTACTTACCAGACAATAGTGGCGGAAGTTAAAAAGCTATGCATCGAGGCCAACTATTTCCTGGGCGATGATGTAAAAACTGCTCTCAAAACAGCCTGGCATAATGAAATTTCTCCTCTGGGAAAAGAAATTTTATCCGCACTATATCGAAACTCCTTAATCGCTTCGGAAGAACAAGTGCCGATTTGCCAGGATACTGGTACGGCAGTAGTCTTTTTGGAGATTGGTCAAGATGTCAGGATAGAAGGAGGATATATTTACGACGCTGTTAACGAGGGAGTAAGACAAGGATACACTGAAGGGTATTTACGAAAATCAATGGTTAACCATCCTTTATGCAGAAGAAACACCGGCGATAATACGCCAGCAATTATCCATGCGGAAATTGTTCCAGGTAACCAACTGGCAATTACAGTGGCACCCAAAGGCGGAGGAAGTGAAAATATGTCAGCATTGGCAATGCTAACGCCTTCTGCCGGTTGGACTGGCGTTAAACAATTTGTTATAGAGACGGTGCGAAAAGCGGGCGCAAATCCCTGTCCACCCCTGATTGTAGGTGTAGGCATTGGCGGCAATTTTGAGAAAGCCGCACTGCTGGCCAAAAAATCCTTATTGCGGGAAGTAGGCAGCCCTAATCGGGATGCTGAGCTGGCCGAACTGGAGAAAGAATTAATCAAGGAAATAAACAATTTGGGAATTGGCCCTCAAGGTTTTGGCGGCAGTGTAACTGCACTGGCGGTTCATATCGAACTTTATCCATGTCACATAGCCAGCCTTCCCGTTGCCGTCAACCTAAACTGTCATGTTGCCCGTCATAAATCTGTTATTTTATAG
- a CDS encoding Fe-S-containing hydro-lyase, with product MDNKRINPPLSEEEVTALRAGDKVLISGVVYTARDAAHQRLVHLLEQGQKLPIELSGQIIYYVGPAPAKPGQIIGSAGPTTSSRMDPFTPQLLKAGLKGMIGKGLRSAEVRQAIKDYKAVYMAALGGAAALMAKCITKVEVVAYQDLGTEAIHRLEVVNLPVIVVNDCLGNDLYEQGFLKYRLTPLH from the coding sequence TTGGACAATAAAAGAATCAACCCTCCTCTTTCCGAAGAAGAAGTAACTGCGTTACGGGCCGGAGATAAGGTTCTGATCTCAGGAGTTGTTTACACTGCGCGGGATGCGGCTCATCAGCGGCTTGTGCATTTGCTGGAACAAGGCCAGAAGCTCCCCATTGAGCTTTCTGGTCAAATCATTTATTACGTTGGACCGGCCCCTGCTAAACCTGGACAGATAATTGGTTCCGCAGGGCCTACCACTAGCAGCAGAATGGACCCTTTTACCCCGCAGCTTTTAAAAGCGGGCCTCAAGGGCATGATCGGCAAGGGGCTTCGTTCAGCGGAAGTTCGCCAGGCTATAAAGGATTATAAGGCAGTCTACATGGCTGCACTTGGTGGTGCCGCAGCTTTAATGGCGAAATGTATCACTAAAGTTGAGGTAGTTGCGTACCAGGATCTCGGCACTGAAGCAATTCATCGCTTGGAAGTGGTAAATTTACCTGTTATTGTGGTTAATGATTGTCTGGGCAATGATCTTTACGAGCAAGGGTTTCTCAAATACCGTTTAACCCCTTTACATTGA
- a CDS encoding DUF3343 domain-containing protein: protein MDTSEEFCLFTFVSTHHAIQAEKVLSENLDIKLIPVPRQISVSCGLAIKFACELKKTVEQILAKHDIPTSKYFRCLKEHGTLKIIESNR, encoded by the coding sequence TTGGATACTAGCGAAGAATTTTGTCTTTTTACTTTTGTGTCAACTCATCATGCTATTCAGGCTGAAAAAGTTTTAAGTGAAAACTTGGATATAAAACTCATTCCTGTCCCACGGCAGATTTCAGTGAGCTGCGGCTTGGCCATAAAGTTTGCATGCGAACTAAAAAAAACTGTGGAACAGATTTTAGCTAAGCATGATATTCCTACCAGCAAATATTTTCGCTGTTTAAAGGAGCATGGTACGTTAAAAATAATTGAGAGCAACCGGTGA
- a CDS encoding helicase C-terminal domain-containing protein, which yields MESFVALDIETTGLQPECDEIIEVAAVKFKKGQIESKFSSLIYTSKSLSPYLTKLTGITQEMLSHAPAAQTVLEELKTFIGTDTLVLHNAPFDLSFLTKLNQGVLANEYLDTLDLAKIVLPTLGSYRLQQLAEHFNLPIPTHRASVDAEACGYIFLEIVKIFASTPLAVLNHYINLFSKPPSSFGHLLQKIYLQKLNSNGLGNVSPEFNFINKPLHKGIFAEVRKDSKQQTINFNLQEIKSLVSEEGNFASRYPGFEFRQSQSKMLGQICESFINEKFLVLEAATGTGKSLAYLIPAIFWALHKKEKVIISTHTINLQEQLLFKELPILQKVLDISFASAIIKGRNNYICLYKWQEKLQNSFELSNREKYFLARIISWLQNSLTGDKNELNLSSNEQDLWSKVAADSYSCLGKICPWFDCCFVMEARKKAEQADIVITNHSLLLTDAKIENGILPKHRYLIIDEAHNLEQEATNHLTTEFSSYKIQQLIFNLFHHQDKRPAGMLAGLGKELKIIKDDKRDSAETTLAAAIDHLLALAHVMEDLTKALKVFNTSTLPNSEYNAKWLKTEIYDSPDWPAVKTAAENVIMHLRVLADNLVVLARFSEEELEDPVQARNLLAYAALCKEYQDNLNFLFNLESRDFVTWLETDNDNNKFHFALKSTPIEVGPLLYELVFKEKQSVILTSATLTVEQDFSYFIQQVGLNLLPAERIITTIIESSYNLAEQALLCIVNNLPNPAQVDEAKFAQEIQPVLSKLILANKGRTLVLFTSHRLLRQVYYALKDDLERHKIQLLGHQIDGSRTYLVEEFKKAEQAVLFGANSFWEGVDVPGDALTLIIIVKLPFQAPTQPALAARIEYLKSKCQDPFTSLNLPQAIIKFKQGFGRLIRTSTDKGIVVVLDRRIIEKNYGRKFLNSLPLKTHFRGTVSEIVKFIIDAEQISKHY from the coding sequence ATGGAATCTTTTGTAGCGCTGGATATAGAGACGACAGGATTGCAGCCAGAATGTGACGAGATAATCGAAGTCGCTGCGGTAAAATTTAAAAAGGGGCAGATAGAAAGTAAATTCTCCAGTCTAATATATACTAGCAAAAGCTTATCTCCTTATTTGACAAAATTAACCGGAATTACCCAGGAAATGCTGAGTCATGCGCCTGCTGCGCAGACGGTACTTGAGGAATTAAAAACATTCATTGGCACAGACACTTTGGTGTTACACAACGCACCGTTCGATCTCTCGTTCCTGACCAAGTTAAACCAAGGCGTTTTGGCTAACGAGTATTTGGATACCTTGGATTTGGCAAAGATAGTCCTTCCAACCCTGGGGTCATACCGACTACAGCAACTGGCCGAACATTTTAATTTACCAATACCTACTCACCGTGCTTCAGTGGATGCTGAAGCATGCGGTTATATTTTTCTGGAGATTGTAAAAATTTTTGCGAGCACACCTCTCGCTGTGCTTAACCATTATATAAACCTTTTTAGCAAGCCACCTAGCAGTTTTGGACATTTATTACAAAAGATATATCTGCAAAAGCTAAATTCCAACGGTTTGGGGAATGTAAGTCCTGAATTTAACTTCATCAACAAACCATTACATAAAGGAATTTTTGCCGAAGTAAGAAAAGATTCAAAGCAGCAAACCATAAATTTTAATCTGCAGGAAATTAAAAGTCTTGTTAGTGAAGAAGGTAATTTCGCTTCCAGATACCCCGGCTTTGAATTTAGACAAAGCCAAAGCAAAATGCTTGGTCAGATTTGCGAATCTTTTATTAATGAAAAATTTTTGGTTCTGGAAGCAGCTACCGGAACAGGCAAGTCTTTGGCTTATTTGATCCCTGCTATTTTTTGGGCATTGCATAAAAAAGAAAAGGTTATTATTTCGACACATACTATTAATCTCCAAGAGCAGTTATTGTTTAAAGAACTGCCGATACTCCAAAAAGTACTGGATATTAGCTTCGCTTCAGCAATTATAAAGGGAAGAAATAATTATATTTGTTTGTACAAGTGGCAGGAGAAGCTCCAGAATTCCTTTGAACTGAGCAATCGGGAAAAGTATTTTTTAGCTAGAATTATTTCATGGTTGCAAAACTCTCTGACCGGAGACAAAAATGAACTAAATTTAAGTTCAAACGAGCAAGACCTATGGAGCAAAGTGGCGGCTGACAGTTACAGCTGTTTGGGAAAGATCTGTCCTTGGTTTGACTGCTGCTTTGTCATGGAAGCAAGGAAAAAAGCGGAACAGGCAGATATTGTAATAACCAACCATTCATTACTGTTAACCGATGCTAAAATAGAGAACGGTATTCTGCCCAAACATAGATACTTAATCATAGATGAGGCCCATAATTTGGAGCAAGAGGCTACAAACCACCTTACTACTGAGTTCTCTAGCTATAAAATTCAGCAGCTAATATTCAATCTATTTCATCATCAGGATAAACGTCCGGCAGGTATGCTAGCAGGACTAGGCAAAGAGCTTAAAATTATAAAAGATGATAAGAGGGATTCGGCGGAGACTACACTGGCAGCCGCTATTGATCACTTGCTGGCGCTGGCACATGTTATGGAAGACTTAACCAAAGCATTAAAGGTGTTTAATACCAGCACTCTCCCCAATTCAGAGTACAATGCTAAATGGCTAAAAACGGAAATCTATGATTCGCCTGACTGGCCAGCTGTTAAGACCGCGGCAGAAAACGTAATCATGCATTTAAGAGTATTGGCAGATAATTTGGTGGTGCTGGCAAGATTTTCCGAAGAAGAACTGGAGGATCCTGTTCAGGCCAGAAATCTGTTAGCCTATGCAGCACTTTGCAAGGAATACCAGGATAACTTGAATTTTCTGTTCAATTTAGAATCAAGAGATTTTGTAACATGGTTGGAAACGGATAATGACAACAATAAATTTCATTTTGCTCTGAAATCAACTCCTATCGAAGTGGGCCCCCTGCTTTATGAGCTGGTTTTTAAAGAAAAGCAGTCCGTAATTCTTACTTCCGCCACCTTGACGGTCGAGCAGGACTTTTCTTATTTTATCCAGCAGGTTGGTTTAAATTTGCTGCCAGCGGAGAGAATCATTACAACTATTATCGAATCCAGTTATAATCTAGCTGAACAAGCGTTGTTATGCATAGTTAATAATTTGCCTAATCCTGCGCAAGTAGATGAAGCCAAATTTGCGCAAGAGATTCAGCCTGTTTTATCCAAATTGATTCTGGCCAACAAGGGTAGGACATTGGTGCTGTTTACCTCACACCGGCTTTTAAGACAGGTGTATTATGCGCTGAAAGATGATTTGGAAAGGCATAAAATTCAGCTTTTGGGGCACCAAATTGACGGCAGTCGGACGTATTTGGTGGAAGAATTTAAAAAAGCTGAACAGGCCGTGCTTTTTGGCGCCAATAGTTTTTGGGAAGGTGTGGATGTACCAGGAGATGCTTTAACCTTAATCATTATTGTGAAGCTCCCCTTCCAGGCACCTACTCAGCCTGCATTAGCTGCTAGAATTGAATATTTAAAGAGCAAGTGCCAGGATCCTTTCACAAGTCTAAATTTGCCTCAGGCAATTATTAAGTTTAAACAAGGGTTTGGAAGGCTGATTAGAACCAGTACAGATAAGGGAATAGTTGTCGTTTTGGATAGGCGCATAATTGAAAAAAATTATGGTAGGAAATTCCTTAATTCTCTGCCCTTAAAGACTCATTTCCGGGGAACTGTCTCTGAAATTGTAAAATTTATTATCGATGCAGAACAGATTAGCAAGCATTATTAA
- a CDS encoding glycerol-3-phosphate acyltransferase — translation MLQLFFFLMFCLLAGCFTIEHLITRSDYLPENMRWNLLQFLINQGLEVVFLLVGFEVLKGVLLAVTGKYLFATSTAARLGIIIAMAGYRFSRKFFPQKIKLAGTGCLLGMILVLHPLGLKLNFAVWLSSVLFTRKLLYSRNFALVTLPLCLLVTQASSNLIFISMFAVIMILYPENSSGVHNLLPAAA, via the coding sequence ATGCTGCAACTATTTTTTTTCTTGATGTTCTGCTTACTGGCTGGCTGTTTTACAATTGAGCATTTAATTACGAGAAGTGATTACCTCCCGGAAAACATGCGTTGGAACCTGCTGCAGTTCCTTATTAATCAAGGCTTAGAAGTGGTATTTCTTCTGGTGGGTTTTGAAGTGCTGAAAGGAGTTTTGCTTGCTGTTACGGGAAAATATTTATTTGCAACTAGCACTGCAGCCCGGTTGGGAATCATAATCGCCATGGCAGGCTATAGATTTTCCAGGAAGTTCTTTCCGCAAAAAATTAAATTGGCGGGAACAGGCTGCCTGCTAGGTATGATACTCGTTTTACACCCGCTTGGACTGAAGCTGAATTTTGCGGTCTGGCTTAGCAGTGTACTCTTTACCAGGAAATTATTATATAGCCGTAATTTTGCCTTGGTAACCTTACCCCTTTGTTTATTGGTCACACAGGCTTCTTCCAATCTTATATTTATCAGTATGTTTGCCGTTATTATGATTCTTTACCCCGAAAACTCCTCCGGTGTGCATAATTTACTGCCTGCTGCGGCATAA
- a CDS encoding TIGR04086 family membrane protein, with translation MQKAGKDHNSLLTPLFNGFLNAIVLSIILVILFSLIFQFSSLSEYHLKSFSQIVLVLSVFWGGFKSARLAESRALFYSFGVGVLYLLTAILLAVLIAEPLSMATVGIKMLYCMSAGVIGGIVGVSFK, from the coding sequence ATGCAAAAAGCTGGCAAAGATCATAATTCACTTTTAACTCCACTGTTTAATGGCTTTTTAAATGCCATTGTGCTATCTATAATCCTGGTGATTCTCTTCAGTCTAATCTTTCAATTTTCTTCGCTTTCCGAATACCATCTAAAGAGTTTTTCTCAAATTGTACTTGTACTAAGTGTATTTTGGGGTGGATTCAAATCTGCCCGTTTAGCCGAATCCAGGGCCCTTTTTTACAGCTTTGGGGTAGGGGTGCTGTACCTTTTAACCGCAATTTTGCTTGCCGTTTTAATCGCTGAACCACTAAGTATGGCCACGGTGGGAATTAAAATGCTTTATTGTATGTCTGCAGGCGTTATCGGTGGGATAGTAGGAGTTTCTTTTAAATAA
- a CDS encoding acyl-CoA dehydratase activase-related protein: protein MAVIGFPRTLFYYTYWPFWNSFFQGLGLEVRRSSVTTKQILDNGVKETVTDACVPIKIYHGHVMALSDQIDYLFCPRMVSVDKFSTFCPKFLGLPEMIRYTLPNSFDIIEVNIDLKKGPLELWKICLSLAKDFGCSTSLALKSFHTSLLKQKAFFKLLYQGYQPEQAFAFLFEQAPLKSLPDKHKLNLAVLGYPYQVYDPYISVNLMEHLEKLGVKAWTMEMVPERKLRTYQHNLPKRLFWHYSNRVIWALYYYLEQEQIDGVIHVTAFGCGPDAMVDKLMELEIKRLAKHMPFMSLTIDEHSGEAGLVTRLEAFVDMILLGRKAS from the coding sequence ATGGCTGTAATTGGCTTTCCTAGAACACTTTTTTATTATACCTATTGGCCATTTTGGAACAGCTTCTTTCAAGGACTAGGTCTAGAGGTAAGAAGGTCCTCTGTAACTACAAAACAAATTCTGGACAACGGCGTTAAGGAAACAGTTACGGACGCTTGTGTGCCGATTAAAATCTACCATGGACATGTAATGGCATTAAGCGATCAAATTGATTACTTGTTTTGCCCAAGAATGGTAAGTGTTGATAAGTTTTCAACCTTTTGTCCCAAATTTCTGGGGTTGCCCGAAATGATTCGTTATACCTTACCAAACTCATTCGACATTATCGAGGTAAATATTGATTTAAAAAAAGGTCCGCTGGAGTTGTGGAAAATATGTTTAAGCTTGGCCAAAGATTTTGGCTGCAGTACCAGCTTAGCTTTGAAGAGTTTTCACACTTCGCTGCTTAAACAAAAAGCATTTTTTAAACTTCTCTATCAGGGTTATCAGCCGGAACAGGCTTTTGCCTTTTTATTCGAACAGGCTCCGCTCAAAAGTCTGCCGGATAAGCATAAACTCAACTTGGCAGTTCTTGGTTATCCTTACCAAGTTTACGATCCGTATATAAGCGTCAACTTGATGGAGCACTTGGAAAAGTTGGGAGTCAAAGCATGGACGATGGAAATGGTTCCTGAAAGAAAACTCCGTACATATCAGCACAATCTGCCCAAACGCCTCTTTTGGCATTACAGCAACAGGGTTATATGGGCACTTTATTATTACCTGGAACAGGAACAGATAGATGGCGTGATCCATGTTACTGCCTTTGGTTGTGGCCCTGATGCAATGGTAGACAAACTGATGGAATTGGAAATTAAACGTTTGGCAAAGCACATGCCTTTTATGAGTTTGACCATAGATGAGCATTCCGGAGAAGCGGGCCTTGTTACCAGGCTGGAAGCTTTTGTGGACATGATTTTATTGGGGAGGAAAGCTTCATGA
- a CDS encoding 2-hydroxyacyl-CoA dehydratase, whose amino-acid sequence MKVSFPRMGTSYIAFKHLIEHLGHECVVPPAPSSKTLNLGVKYSPEFACIPFKVLTGTYIEALEMGADTLITSGGVGPCRAGLYGMLHQKILKNLGYDFEMLVFEPPLLYLVDFVTKLRKILKPAKISWRRFYKELKAAWQKLMVLDDVEILSHQIRPYELHKGSTTIAFNKCLALIDRADSPDEIARSKEECIEILNSVPQDKSRKPLRVGIIGEIYVVLEPFMNLEIEKTLGELGVSTHRSIYLTQWARNNTIINTEGGIRKAAYPYLKRMIGGHGINSLGETVLYAKNGFDGVVQIAPFTCIPEIVAKSILPRVSKDLNIPVLSLTIDEQTGKAGLQTRLEAFVDLLQQKRMMEENVYARFSGN is encoded by the coding sequence ATGAAAGTGTCTTTTCCACGTATGGGGACATCCTATATAGCTTTTAAACACCTCATAGAACATCTTGGTCATGAATGTGTTGTTCCTCCGGCACCCAGCAGCAAAACGTTAAATCTAGGAGTTAAATATTCTCCGGAATTTGCCTGCATTCCCTTTAAGGTACTGACTGGAACTTACATTGAAGCCCTTGAAATGGGAGCTGATACTCTAATCACATCAGGAGGAGTGGGTCCATGCCGCGCAGGTCTGTACGGCATGTTGCATCAGAAAATATTGAAAAACCTGGGTTACGACTTTGAAATGCTTGTATTTGAACCACCTCTATTGTACCTGGTTGACTTTGTGACTAAGCTGAGAAAAATTTTAAAACCGGCGAAAATTTCGTGGAGGCGTTTTTATAAAGAATTGAAAGCTGCTTGGCAGAAATTAATGGTACTGGATGATGTGGAAATCCTTTCCCACCAAATTAGGCCTTACGAGCTCCATAAAGGAAGTACAACCATTGCTTTTAACAAATGCTTGGCTCTCATTGACCGCGCTGACTCACCGGATGAAATAGCGCGAAGCAAAGAAGAGTGTATAGAGATCCTAAACTCAGTCCCTCAGGATAAAAGTCGAAAACCTTTGCGTGTCGGAATAATCGGGGAAATTTATGTGGTGCTGGAGCCATTCATGAACCTGGAAATAGAAAAAACTCTTGGAGAATTAGGGGTTTCCACCCATCGTTCCATTTATTTAACCCAATGGGCAAGAAACAACACTATTATCAACACTGAAGGCGGCATTAGAAAAGCTGCTTACCCCTATCTAAAGCGAATGATTGGTGGCCATGGTATAAACAGCTTAGGGGAAACGGTGCTGTACGCCAAAAATGGTTTTGACGGAGTAGTCCAAATAGCTCCATTTACCTGTATACCGGAGATAGTTGCCAAAAGCATTTTGCCTCGGGTGAGCAAAGACTTAAACATACCTGTTTTATCTTTAACAATTGATGAGCAGACAGGAAAAGCAGGATTACAAACTAGATTGGAAGCATTTGTTGATTTGCTGCAGCAAAAGAGAATGATGGAGGAGAATGTCTATGCTAGGTTTTCTGGGAATTGA
- a CDS encoding acyl-CoA dehydratase activase, with protein sequence MLGFLGIDVGSVSTNFVVIDAESNILVHLYLRTQGQPIRVLQEGMQLVKDSLPSTFTIAGVGTTGSGRILAGVMIGADVIKNEITAHAVATSFLVPEVQTILEIGGQDSKIIILRNGVVTDFAMNTVCAAGTGSFLDQQAARLNIPIENFGEIALRSKNPVRIAGRCTVFAESDMIHKQQMGHNVEDIIAGLCEALVRNYLNNIGKGKEILEPIAFQGGVAANLGIRAAFEKALNKKIIIPKYFNVMGAIGAAILAKEEVKNRKTTSFRGFAAAEQEYQASSFECTGCSNACEIINIQMNRSIIARWGSRCGKWEHV encoded by the coding sequence ATGCTAGGTTTTCTGGGAATTGATGTGGGATCTGTTAGCACTAATTTCGTGGTAATTGATGCTGAAAGCAATATCTTGGTTCATCTGTACCTACGCACTCAAGGCCAACCAATCAGGGTGCTGCAGGAAGGGATGCAGTTGGTAAAAGATTCGCTGCCAAGTACTTTTACAATTGCCGGCGTTGGCACTACGGGCAGCGGAAGAATTTTAGCCGGTGTCATGATTGGAGCCGATGTAATAAAAAATGAAATTACCGCTCATGCTGTGGCCACATCTTTTCTGGTTCCTGAAGTTCAAACTATCCTGGAGATCGGGGGACAAGACTCTAAGATTATTATTTTACGCAACGGGGTAGTAACCGATTTTGCAATGAATACGGTTTGTGCTGCCGGAACCGGATCATTTTTAGACCAGCAAGCAGCCCGTTTAAATATTCCCATTGAAAACTTCGGGGAAATTGCATTACGCTCAAAAAATCCTGTACGCATTGCAGGCAGATGTACGGTTTTTGCGGAATCGGATATGATTCATAAACAACAGATGGGGCATAATGTGGAAGATATCATAGCCGGCCTTTGCGAAGCTCTAGTAAGAAATTACTTAAATAACATAGGGAAGGGAAAAGAAATCTTAGAGCCTATTGCTTTTCAAGGGGGAGTAGCTGCCAATTTAGGAATAAGGGCGGCTTTTGAAAAGGCTTTAAACAAGAAAATCATCATCCCAAAATATTTTAATGTTATGGGAGCAATTGGGGCAGCTATTTTGGCCAAAGAAGAGGTTAAAAACAGGAAAACAACCTCCTTTCGTGGTTTTGCAGCTGCCGAACAAGAATACCAGGCCAGCAGTTTTGAATGTACAGGGTGCTCCAATGCTTGTGAGATTATTAATATTCAGATGAACCGTTCTATTATAGCCCGGTGGGGCAGTCGCTGCGGCAAATGGGAGCATGTATAA